The genomic stretch TCTTGATATGATTCTATctttatgatttaatgcaaagtTTAATTTAGTCCAATATTGTTCTTGTGTTCTACTTGGAATTATTATTGCTTCAATTGTGATGTTTATATCGTTTTAaagtatattattataattaaggtTCTATTTAGATTGTAAAAATTATTACTCGAGAGGGGAACATTCAAAAAATTCGGCAGCGAGTAGAATAACTTAGATTATGTGAGATCGAGAGATAAGCATGGATCTAGGTAGCTGAAATAATTCAAGATTGTGAAATTGAGAGGTTGAATATTTAGGATTGTTTCTAGGGTGGAACTTAATGAAGGTAGGGATAAATGGTTGTATAGAGATATAGGCTAGTTGTCACTTACACATTCTTTATGCGACACTCGTGAGAGGGTATAGAGATAAAatgatgctctaggtttttgaAAATATTGGGTAGAATTAGGCACATTAATGATTAGAGTTAGAATAGTTAGAGAGAGAAGTAGAAaccttaacaattgttattatatTGAGTTTATTCACATTTAACTATTTGTTCTTTAAAATTCGTATTCTATTTCAAGTTTTTGTTATCTTTCGAATTTGATTGCTTTGATAAAGTTAGGATTCAGTATTTGTTATACTTAATctatttaattgatttttgtcATTGTGGAATGATTTCTGTCTTTGGGAATACTTTACTACTTGTTCGATTTGTGCACTTACAAGCATTGTAATTATTTTTCCCAGcaagtttttggcgctgttgccgGGGATAAAAAAGAAATTGAAATAGAATTAATATAGCGAAGAAATTAtcaaattttaatataaatatatttttttactaaCTTTAGTTTCTAAATTTTTGTGGTTGAAGGTGTATGCGAAAAGCTCGTCCCTCAAATCTCTTATCGTTAGATCCTGAAATTCAAAGAACTCTATCATCTATTAGCAGAGAGCGACGAGCTAGATCACAAAAATGGCAGAACAAGTTAACAATAACAATGTCCAAGCCAACAATAATAATGCTCCAATGAATTCACTAGTGAACCATACCTTAAGAGATTATTTTAGGTTGTTCGTGAATGAAAATTAGTCGGGCATTCAAAGGAAACTAGTGAATGTCAAAAATTTTGAGCTTAAGCCGACCTTGGTCAACATAGTGCAAGAAAATCAATATTCTAGTCTAGCTCATGAAGACCCCAATATTCACTTGACAACTTTCTTTAAGATTTGTGACACGATCAAGATCAATGGGGTCACGATAGATACTATTCAGTTGAAGCTCTTTTCATTTTCGTTGAGGGAcaaagctcgagcttggtttcaATCTATAAATGTAACTACTTGGGAGGATATGGCACATAAATTCCTCACTAAATTTTTCCCATCATCTAAAACTTCACAATTAAGAACTAAGATCACTCAATTTAGGCAGATGGAGTCTGATCAATTATACGAGGCATGGGATAGATTTAAGGAGATGCTCAGAAAATGTCCTCAACATGGCATAGAGGATTGGTTTCAGGTTCAATCATTCTATAATGGGCTCAATGGTCCAGCAAGACCACATATTGATGCCGCATCGGGCGAAACAATTTTATCAAAGACACTAGCGGAGGCATTAATTCTGTTTGAGGATATGGCCATGAGTAGTTGTCAATGGCAGAGTGAGAGATCGACGGTTAAGAAGGCAGCTGGGGTTTTTGAAGTAGATCCAATAACATCACTGATGGCGCAGATGTCTgctttgattaataaaattagggtCTCACTGAAAATAAAGTAGCGTCATGTCAAGAAATAGCAAATGTGGCACAAGCTTCTAGTTCGAATAGGTTGGTGGATGAACAATGTCAATATGTGAACCGAAACTACAACTTTAGGCTCAATAATA from Humulus lupulus chromosome 5, drHumLupu1.1, whole genome shotgun sequence encodes the following:
- the LOC133779529 gene encoding uncharacterized protein LOC133779529, translating into MESDQLYEAWDRFKEMLRKCPQHGIEDWFQVQSFYNGLNGPARPHIDAASGETILSKTLAEALILFEDMAMSSCQWQSERSTVKKAAGVFEGLTENKVASCQEIANVAQASSSNRLVDEQCQYVNRNYNFRLNNNLPTYYHPGLQNHEKISYANNKNILQPPKEPTRKMGEKPSQSLEELLKTYIVDSKTRIDQHDTHLNNIETHCTSMGTTMKTLETQVGKLANTLKNQLSRSFPNDTKKSLKEYNAINLRSGK